The genomic DNA TTCTTCTCTTCGCGACGGCAGAGTTTGCAAACGGGACCAATATATCTAGCCATATTTTTCTATTCCTCCAGCGACCTTTAGACTCGACGACGTTTGGGTGGGCGACAGCCGTTATGCGGAATTGGCGTCACGTCTTTAATGGCGGAAATTTCCAAGCCCGCCGCCTGCAGGGAACGCACCGCCGCCTCACGGCCGGAACCTGGGCCATTCACCAGAACTTCGACGCGCCGCAAGCCCATGTCCATCGCCGTGCGAGCAGCGTTCTCCGCCGCCACCTGCGCCGCGAACGGCGTGCTTTTGCGGGAGCCTTTGAATCCGACTTTGCCGGCGGAGGCCCAGGAAATGACGTTGCCATACACGTCGGTTAAGGCCACAATCGTGTTGTTAAATGTGGCCTGAATATGCGCTAAGCCGCTGGCATCAACCTTTTCTTTTTTCTTAACGCGTTTTTTCTTTGGATTTGCCAACGCAACTCTCCTTCAGATGAACGGGAAATAAAAACTCGTTTCTACTATTTCAAACTGACGTTATCGTTTTGCCCCACCCTTGCCGCTGCTCGCGGCGGGCTTGGCGCCGACAACGCGGCGGCGGCCGCGGCGCGTGCGTGCATTCGTGTGCGTGCGCTGGCCCCTCACCGGCAAGCCGCGGCGATGCCGCAGGCCGCGATAGCAACCGATATCCATCAAGCGCTTGATGTTCATGGAAACATCGGCGCGCAACGCGCCTTCCACCTTGTATCCGGCAGAAATCGCGGAACGAATCTTTGCCACATCGTCCGTCGATAAATCCTTCACGCGCGTCGCCGGGTTTACGCCGGCGTCAGCAATGATAGATCTCGCATTGTTCCGGCCGATGCCGAAGATGTACGTCAAAGCGATATCGACTCTTTTTTCACGAGGTAAATCAACACCGGCGATACGAGCCACCGTGCGCCTCCAATCAAACTGATTCTATTTGTTTCTTTGACAATTTTGGGGTTGAATAATCCGGAAAACTCATCCCTGACGCTGTTTATGCTTGGGATTGGCCGGGCAAATCACCAGGATTTTCCCTTTGCGCCGGATGATCTTGCATTTTTCGCAGATTTTTTTGATCGATGAACGAACCTTCATCACAGCATCTCCAATTTATCGCATACAACTCATGCAGCCTAAAGCGCGATTATTTGTATCTGTATGTAATCCGCCCACGAGAAAGATCGTAGGGCGACAATTCGACGGTCACCTTATCGCCCGGAAGAATTTTGATGAAGTGCATCCGCATCTTTCCGGAGATATGCGCCAATACTTTGTGGCCATTCTCCAACTCCACACGAAAAGAAGCGTTCGGCAATGTTTCGATGATCGTACCGTCGACCTTAATCCCTTCTTCTTTGGGCATAAAAATTACAAACCTATCGTTAAAATCTCGGCTTCACCTTCACGTACTACAACGGTATGCTCGAAATGCGCGGAAGGCCGTCCATCTTTGGTGACGACGGTCCATCCGTCTGAAGTCGTTTTGACCTCGGCGCCGCCGGCGTTCACCATCGGCTCGATGGCGAATACCATTCCAGACTTCAAACGTGGCCCGCGGTTGGGGTTGCCGTAATTCGGAATTTGTGGATCTTCGTGCAACTTGCGTCCGACGCCGTGGCCGACGAGATCACGGACGATCGCAAAACGCGCGCTTTCCACATGAACTTGAATCGCGTATGAGATATCCGACAAACGATTGCCGCTCACCGCGCGCTGAATTCCCTGATAGAGAGACTCCAGGGTGACGCGCATCAACTGTTCCCGCTCTTCATCGACTTTGCCAATGGCGTAAGTCTTCGCCGCGTCACCAAAAAAACCGTTATACTCGACTCCGACATCTATGCTGACAATCTCGCCTGCCCGCAACTTGCGCTGCTTGTTGGGAATCCCGTGCACTACTTCGCTCTCGATAGAGATGCAACTGCTGGCCGGGAAGGGCGAAACGGTTTTGCCGATTTTGTATCCTTTGAATGCGGGCTTGCCCCCGTGCTCCCGTATATGCGCCTCGATAATGTGATCAAGGTCGTGCGTGGTTATGCCCTCGCAGATGACCTTATCGACTTTATTAAACGTATCAACCGTGAGACGGCAGCTTTCCCGAATTCGTGCAATTTCTCGTTCACTCTTAATATGAATCATGCAGCCAACGCCGACTAACTGATTCCGGGCAGTTCGTTCAGCCGTTTCACAATATCGGCGTGAACCTTATGAATGCTCAAGCTCCCATCGATTTGGAGCAGCTTGCCTTGCGCGCCATAATAATCCTTCAATGGGCGCGTCAACTCTTCGTAAACTTCCATGCGATGCAAAACCGTTTCCGGTTTGTCATCGGAACGCTGGTAAATCTTTCCGCCGCAGTGATCACAGTGATTCGAAGCAGGCGGCGGCTCTGTGGTCAAATTAAAGAGCTTGCCGCAATTTTCACAGACCCGGCGGCTCGTCAGGCGCTCAATCACTTTCTTTTTCTCGATCTCCAGGCTGATCACCGCGGTTAACTGCTTTTTGAGATCAAGAAAAACGCGATCCAATTCATGCGCCTGATTGATGGTGCGCGGAAAACCGTCCAGAATG from Cytophagia bacterium CHB2 includes the following:
- the map gene encoding type I methionyl aminopeptidase, which translates into the protein MIHIKSEREIARIRESCRLTVDTFNKVDKVICEGITTHDLDHIIEAHIREHGGKPAFKGYKIGKTVSPFPASSCISIESEVVHGIPNKQRKLRAGEIVSIDVGVEYNGFFGDAAKTYAIGKVDEEREQLMRVTLESLYQGIQRAVSGNRLSDISYAIQVHVESARFAIVRDLVGHGVGRKLHEDPQIPNYGNPNRGPRLKSGMVFAIEPMVNAGGAEVKTTSDGWTVVTKDGRPSAHFEHTVVVREGEAEILTIGL
- a CDS encoding adenylate kinase codes for the protein MELVFLGYPGSGKGTQATLLSEIHKIPKISTGDILRAAVQAQTQLGVQAKKYMDRGELAPDQIMIGLVVQRINEPDSARGYILDGFPRTINQAHELDRVFLDLKKQLTAVISLEIEKKKVIERLTSRRVCENCGKLFNLTTEPPPASNHCDHCGGKIYQRSDDKPETVLHRMEVYEELTRPLKDYYGAQGKLLQIDGSLSIHKVHADIVKRLNELPGIS
- the rpsK gene encoding 30S ribosomal protein S11, which codes for MANPKKKRVKKKEKVDASGLAHIQATFNNTIVALTDVYGNVISWASAGKVGFKGSRKSTPFAAQVAAENAARTAMDMGLRRVEVLVNGPGSGREAAVRSLQAAGLEISAIKDVTPIPHNGCRPPKRRRV
- the rpsM gene encoding 30S ribosomal protein S13, yielding MARIAGVDLPREKRVDIALTYIFGIGRNNARSIIADAGVNPATRVKDLSTDDVAKIRSAISAGYKVEGALRADVSMNIKRLMDIGCYRGLRHRRGLPVRGQRTHTNARTRRGRRRVVGAKPAASSGKGGAKR
- the infA gene encoding translation initiation factor IF-1, which codes for MPKEEGIKVDGTIIETLPNASFRVELENGHKVLAHISGKMRMHFIKILPGDKVTVELSPYDLSRGRITYRYK
- the rpmJ gene encoding 50S ribosomal protein L36, which gives rise to MKVRSSIKKICEKCKIIRRKGKILVICPANPKHKQRQG